The window AGACGTACAGAATCGACACTTACAGGTGAACCCTACTCTCTTTTTTCAAAACAATTCGGACAAATATACTCGACATAGCCATTGGTAGACTCTCCACAGTTGATCATTTTTTCTACATTTTCAACGATTGACTCCCAGTGAAGGCTTGAGTACCTGCTTGCCAATTCAACGCAGACTACATACCAAAAATCACGAAAGATTAATTTTATCAGCTTATTTTTCATTAAGCTAATACTCTATTCGCAATTACAACATGTTGAAAGGAAAATTTTATAATTTCCTATACAATAAAAAAAGGGAGTTAGCTGAGAAACAGCTAACCCCCTGATATATCTGGTACGCCAAGCAGGATTCGAACCTGCGACCTACGGCTTAGAAGGCCGTTGCTCTATCCAGCTGAGCTATTGGCGCATATGCGTTATGAGATGGACTCAATCTCCTTTAAAAGGTCGAGCCATTATACAACGGAACGAAAGATAAATCAACGTTCATTTCCAGTAGCGTTCTCACAAACTTTACATGCCTCATCCTGCTCCCAAACCGGGCCATTTGCCGTATCATGGACAATAACCCCTTTTTGCAGGAGTTCCGTCCTGGCCTTATCTGCTGTTACCCAATCCCGGCGGCAGCGGGCTTCTTCCCGCTGTTCAATCAAGCGATTGATTTCTGGAGCAAGAACACATCGCTCCAAACGGAGAAAACCCAGCACTCGGTTCATTTTTCGGAGAAGGGCAAATATCTCATTTTTCTGATCCTGATCCAAGCTGCCAGCATAAAGAATAGGATTCACCTTTTTTATAAAATCAAATAATGCTCCTATGGCACCAGAGATATTTAGATCATCATCCAATGCGGTCACGAACTGATCCTCCAACTCCGTGAGCAAGGAACGGATAATCGGGTGAGGTAACCCTGGGTGCAGACAACCCAACTTCCGGGTGAACTCATCGATTCTCTTTAAGGCCTTTCGGATAGCATCCAGTTTCTTATAGGTAAAATTCATGGACTTCCGATAATGCACGCCAAGCAGCATAAAACGGAGTTCACGCCCGCTATACCCTTTCTCCAGCACCTCCTGAAGACTCACTACATTCCCTGCTTCTGCTGACATCTTCTTGCTGTCTTTCAGCAGCATCCCGGAATGCAGCCAATAATTGGCCAGAGGCTTGCCAGTCAGAGCCTCGGCAATGGCAATCTCATTTTCATGATGAGGAAAAAGTAATTCCTGCCCACCAGTATGGATATCAAGGGTCTTGCCCAGATAGCGGGTGGACATGGCAGTACATTCGATATGCCAGCCTGGACGGATATTCCCCCAATCGGTCTCGTAGAAAATTCCTTTTTTCAGCTCCCCCAGAGTGGAACGCTTCAGCAGGGTAAAATCCCTGGGATTTCCCTTCTCATAATTATCCAGATCCACGGTACGCCCGACCTGAATCTTGCTCAGATCAACCCCGGAGAGCTTGCCATATTGAGCAAATTTCGAGATATCAAAATAAATGGAGCCGTGTTTTTCATAGGCATAACCCTTATGGATCAACTCATGGGCGATTTCAATCATATCGCCAACATGCTCGGAGGCCCTGGGATAACCGGAAAAATCATTCATGCCAAGACAGCTAATCGCCTCGCGGAACTGAGAGATATGTTTTTCCGTAAATTCTGCCAGCGGCTCTCCAGCCTTTTCTGCCCCAAGGATGGTATTATCATCCAGGTCAGTGAAATTCATAAATGATTCCACTTCCAAACCCTTGAATTGCAGATACCGGATCATCAGATCAGCAACCACCAAACGACGGCAATGGGAGAGATTCGGCGACTCATAGGCTGTGGGGCCGCAGGCGTAAAAGGTAACCTTTCCTTCCTGAAGAGACTTGAAGGGCTCTTTTTTGCGAGTAATAGTGTTGTACAGACAGAGTTGCTGCGTTGCGCTTCCTGGCTTTTCCTTGCGGATAAAAAGCGGCGTGCTCAGATAGCGCTCACCACCATCTGGAAAGATAGCCAGAACATAAGCGTCTTTCTCTTTCTTGGCCTGCTCCATTGCAGCAAACATGGCAGCCCCGGAACTCATCCCGACAAAAACACCCTCTTCTCTGGCCAATCTGCGGACCGTGCAAAAGGCATCCTCATCCTGGACATTGACTATTTCATGCGGGACATGCTTGTCAAATATCTCAGGACGATACGACTCCTTCATATTTTTGAGCCCCTGAATCTTATGGCCGAAATAGGGCTCCACCGCAATAACCCGAACTGAAGGATGGCGCTCCCGGAACCAAATGGAGAGTCCCATAGCTGTACCTGAGGTCCCCAACGTGGTAATAATATGGGTGACCTTGCCCTCGGTCTGTTGCCAGATTTCCGGGCCAGTGCTCTGGTAATGGGCCTGCCAGTTGGCTGGATTATTAAACTGGTCAGTCAAGAAATAACGATCCGGGTATTCACGGGCCAGGGCATAGGCCTTTTCAATCGCCCCATCGGTGGAACGGGCTGCCGGAGTCAGAATGATCTCCGCACCATAGGCCCGCATAATCTGACGGCGCTCTATACTGGCGGATTCCGGCATGATGAGCTGGCACCGGTACCCCTTGGCAGCGCAAACCATCGCAAGCCCGATACCTGTATTACCACTGGTGGCCTCAAGAACAATTTTCTCAGGGGTGAGATCCCCACTTTTCTCACCGACCTCAATCATGTTTAAGGCCGGTCTATCCTTGACCGAACCTCCCGGATTCATGCATTCCAGTTTCGCATGGATTTCTCCGGCGCCTGAAGGACGCATTCTCTGCAAGGAGACAAGAGGAGTATTACCAATAAGATTAAGAAGGTTCATCAAGCAGGTTCTCGAATAAAAAAATTACAAGGTTCAAAGAGGGCACGTCGCGCCATGCCCGTACATTTTTTTCACTACGCCGAATTACAGCTCATCAACAAAGGAAAAGGGCTCCAGGTTCCTGCCCACAGCAGCCAGCAGCTGATGTCGAGCCTGTTGGTAGGAGACCAAGGCCTGAATCAGCCCGGCATAGGTGGCTGTCAAATCTCGCTGGGCCTCATTGAGGCGCACCAGAGAAGCAGAGCCAGCCTCATATTCACTTTTGGCCAATTTCCGGTTTTCCTCGACCAGCTCTACAGTTTCCCGCTGAAGACGGACCTGTTCACGAGCCGCACTTAAATGGACTATAGCCTGCTGCACCTCGCGGGCAATGCTATTGCGCAATTCGGTATAAGAATACTTTGCCTCTCTCTTAGCTTCACGGGCCTCAAGAACAGCCGCATCCACAGCCCCGCCGGAGTAGAGATTCCAGCTCAGGCTGACGCCGAGGTATGCGCCAAAGTCTTCGCCCACAGGGGCCAAACCATCTGTAGTGCTTCCTTCAAGCTGACTGATCAACTGGACCGTGGGCCAGTCCCCGGCCTTGGCCTGTTCAACACTGGAGTCTGCCCCTTTGATCTGCATATCCAAGGACAGAAGATCAGGGCGTGCCTGCAATGCCTCTGTAACGAGTTTATCCTTATCAGCCAAGGACTCTCCCACAGAGATATCACAGTCCTTATCCAGCTCTGCCAGCTTTACCGTTTCCGGTAGAACAGAATCACTCAACCCCAAAAGAGCCGCCAAGGCATAGCGAGCAGCCTTATAATCTCTTTCACTGGTCAGTAAACTATTTTTCGCTGAATTGAGCTGCACCTTAATATTCAGAACATCGCTCAATGAGCCACTGCCCACCTCAAGACGACTTTCCGTGTCCTCTAATTGCTGCTCATAAAAGGCCTTATTGGCAGTGCCAATCTCAATGGCAGCCAAGGCCTGTTGCGCTGCAAAAAAGGCATCCGCAACAGCAGACACCAAAAGACGCTGGGTATTTCTTTTACTCGCCCCTGAGGTCTGCACACCGTACTGCGCCTGTTCCTGCTGAAACTTCCGGGCGTATCCATCAAAAACAGTCCATGATGCCTGCAAAGTCAAAGAACCAACTTCGTAGTTCTGGTCAGCTGAGGCATCCGAGAGAACGACCGAGTCATAGGTACTATCAGGATACCACCCAAGTCCAGTTGCAGCGCTGACATCGACACTGGGTTTATCGGCAGCCACAGCCTGTTGCAAAGCAGCCTTCGCCTGTTGCAAGCGGGCCTGGGCCGCTCCTATTCCGGGATTATCATGCAAGGCTATCCGCTGTGCTGTTTCTAAATCCAACAACTCAACTTCTGTCAGATCGTAGCCCTCGGCTTTTTTCTTCTCTTTTCCCTCTACGGCAGTGACCATCAGCAGGAAAAGAACAATAAAGACAAATATGCTCTGTTTCACAAGGTATCCTTATATACTATGAAAAGGAAGAACTTCAACACGCTCCTATTTGAAGGGATCACAATGTGTCCCTCCTCACATTTTTCACCTATTGAAACACTGTCATAAATATTTTGCAAAATGTTTATTCCGCTCTACTTCCACTTCAGAAGAACTATGACTTTTATCTGTCTCTATAGCATCTCTCAATAATCGGAAGAATCCCCCCTGACGCAAGCCTCTCATTCAAATAAAAAAACATACTATTTTTCAACAATAAGATTCTTCAAAGAACAGTCTTGCAAGCAGCCATAAAAAAATTACACCTTGCTAAAGAAAAAAGGCAATGCTATGTTTACCATGTTATTTCATAGAGATATTAGCCACTGATTCAGATTTCACACTCTTACACGCCCACCTCTCATAATACGCATGTTTTTCAGAGTATTTTTTTCAATCCTGGAGAAAAAATATTTTCCCGTGAGATACCACTCCAGAGTATCCCGGCAGATTTTCTGCATCATTTTTTTCATCATTTTTCCTGTGAGCGTGCATGCACTTTCGCTGACTGTTGATGTACGCGGAGTCAGTGGAAAGGAACATGAAAATATCATGGCGAGTATGAAGATAGCCCTTCAGCAAGAAAATCCAGACCTGACCCTCCGCCACCTTCGCAGACTGCACAAATCCGCCCCTAAAGATATTGCCAAGGCATTGGCACCCCTGGGCTATTATTCCGTCGAGGTGCAAGACGGAGGTTCTTTAAGTAAGGATGAAACGGGCTGGCATGCGGTCTACGAGGTTAATCCAGGTCCTCCTGTACATATTGACCAAATACATATCGAAGTAACAGGACCTGGAGCTGAAGAAGAATTTTTCCAGCATCTCAAACAAAAATTTCCCCTGAAAGAAGGAGAACACCTCAAAGATGCCAAATACGAACAAGGGAAGAAACACATCCTGGCAACGGCCCTGAGCAACGGCTATATCAAGGCTGGTTTCACCACCAGCAAGATCCTTGTTCATAAAAAAGAACAGCGCGCCGAAATAGAGCTCCACCTTGCCACAGGCCCCCTCTTCTTTTTTGGCAACACGACCAGTGTGCAGGATATTATTATGCCGGACATGCTGCGTCGCTATCTCCCCTACAAACAAGGCGATGTTTACTCACTCAAGGCGCTGAATCAACTTCAGTCAGACCTTTATGCCACAGGATATTTCAGCCAGGTTTTTGTGGAACCCCAGTACCCGGGGGGAGAAGATGAAAATCAGGAAATCCCTATTGAAGTCGAGCTAAGACCGGGCAAAACAAACCGCTACAGCCTCGGCATCGGCTATGGTACAGATACCGGAGCCAGAGGAAATATCGGTTGGAAGAACCGAATGATTAATCGGCACGGCCACAAACCTGAATTCAATATCCAGTTAGCTGAAAACGGCAGCCGAGCTAATGCAGGGTATGAAATCCCGGTCTTTGACCTCCGCTACGATTCGGTGAATTTCGACACAGTCTTTTTTGATGAAACTTGGGATGACACCTGGACGAAGCAGCTTTCCATCAGCAGCTCATTTAACCATAACGCGCCCAAGCATCAATACGGTGTTGGCTTGGAGTACCTGCATGAAAATTACACGGTTGGTGCCACCAGCGGATCGGCGAACCTACTTATCCCCAGTGGTTATTTCACCTTCATCTGGGCCGAGGATCGAGTCAAAACGGAACATGGTCTTCGCCTGAGCGCCAGCCTGAAGGGAGGAAACACCAATCTCCTGTCAAGCACCAGTTTTCTTCAGGCCCGGGCCAGCGGTAAGGTTATCCTCACAACACCGTGGAAAGACTGGCGCCTGCTCGGCAGATTATCAGTGGGTGCAATCATGATGGAATCCATTAACGAACTGCCTCCTTCCCTCCGCTTTTATGCAGGTGGAGATCATTCCGTACGTGGCTACGGGTATAAAGAGCTGGGACCGATGGATTCCTCGGGAAAAATTGTTGGTGGGCAATATCTGACAGAATCCAGCATTGAAATTGAAAGAAAGCTGACTCAAACCTGGAGCGCAGCAGCCTTCTATGATTTAGGAAATGCCTACGATGACATTGACGCGGACCTTCAGGCCGGGACAGGTATCGGGGTACGAATGAATCTCCCCTTTGGTCAGGTGCGGCTGGATGTCGCCTGCGCTCTCTCAGATGCGGACTACCCTCTGCGCATTCATCTGACCATCGGAGCTGACCTCTAAGAGAGGTATCGCCCTCTCTTCACAGGAGGCTGTTTTCAAAATCCTATAGAAAAGGGCTAATATCCCCTTTACCTTCACGGAGAATTTCCGGCTGCTCTGTAAGCAGAGAAATAACAGTTGAAGGATTAGGAAACACCTCTCCTCCATCAATAATCAAGTCCACATCATTCCCAAAGAGCTCTTCAACGTCAAAGGCATCGATAACGGGTTCAACGTGCTCTTCCAGTATGGCACTGCTATTCAAAAGAGGATTACCAAATTCTTCAATCACTGCTAAACAAATAGGTGAATCCGGCACCCTGATACCAACGGTTTTCTGTTTGGTCAGCATAATTTTCGGTACCAGCTTAGAACCAGGCAAGACCAGAGTATAAGGTCCTGGGAGATGTTTCCGCATCAGGCGATAGGAGGTATTCCCTACATGAGCATACTCGCTGATATTTTTCAAAGATGAACACATAAAGGAGAAAGGCTTCTGCTTAGGACGTTTTTTGACCTGATGGACCCGCTTGACCGCCTTTTGATTAAAAATATCACAGCCAATACCGTACATGGTATCAGTGGGATAACAGACAACACCTCCTTTACGCAACGTATCAACCACCATACTAATAAGACGGGGTTGGGGGTTATATGGATTGATCTCAATACGTTTTGCCATGTCTTTTCAGAAACTCCCACGAAATGAAGTAGTCTTTCGTTCTTTAGAACTTGTACAACCTGCGTGCTCGCCA is drawn from Candidatus Electrothrix aestuarii and contains these coding sequences:
- the cysS gene encoding cysteine--tRNA ligase yields the protein MNLLNLIGNTPLVSLQRMRPSGAGEIHAKLECMNPGGSVKDRPALNMIEVGEKSGDLTPEKIVLEATSGNTGIGLAMVCAAKGYRCQLIMPESASIERRQIMRAYGAEIILTPAARSTDGAIEKAYALAREYPDRYFLTDQFNNPANWQAHYQSTGPEIWQQTEGKVTHIITTLGTSGTAMGLSIWFRERHPSVRVIAVEPYFGHKIQGLKNMKESYRPEIFDKHVPHEIVNVQDEDAFCTVRRLAREEGVFVGMSSGAAMFAAMEQAKKEKDAYVLAIFPDGGERYLSTPLFIRKEKPGSATQQLCLYNTITRKKEPFKSLQEGKVTFYACGPTAYESPNLSHCRRLVVADLMIRYLQFKGLEVESFMNFTDLDDNTILGAEKAGEPLAEFTEKHISQFREAISCLGMNDFSGYPRASEHVGDMIEIAHELIHKGYAYEKHGSIYFDISKFAQYGKLSGVDLSKIQVGRTVDLDNYEKGNPRDFTLLKRSTLGELKKGIFYETDWGNIRPGWHIECTAMSTRYLGKTLDIHTGGQELLFPHHENEIAIAEALTGKPLANYWLHSGMLLKDSKKMSAEAGNVVSLQEVLEKGYSGRELRFMLLGVHYRKSMNFTYKKLDAIRKALKRIDEFTRKLGCLHPGLPHPIIRSLLTELEDQFVTALDDDLNISGAIGALFDFIKKVNPILYAGSLDQDQKNEIFALLRKMNRVLGFLRLERCVLAPEINRLIEQREEARCRRDWVTADKARTELLQKGVIVHDTANGPVWEQDEACKVCENATGNER
- a CDS encoding TolC family protein, producing MKQSIFVFIVLFLLMVTAVEGKEKKKAEGYDLTEVELLDLETAQRIALHDNPGIGAAQARLQQAKAALQQAVAADKPSVDVSAATGLGWYPDSTYDSVVLSDASADQNYEVGSLTLQASWTVFDGYARKFQQEQAQYGVQTSGASKRNTQRLLVSAVADAFFAAQQALAAIEIGTANKAFYEQQLEDTESRLEVGSGSLSDVLNIKVQLNSAKNSLLTSERDYKAARYALAALLGLSDSVLPETVKLAELDKDCDISVGESLADKDKLVTEALQARPDLLSLDMQIKGADSSVEQAKAGDWPTVQLISQLEGSTTDGLAPVGEDFGAYLGVSLSWNLYSGGAVDAAVLEAREAKREAKYSYTELRNSIAREVQQAIVHLSAAREQVRLQRETVELVEENRKLAKSEYEAGSASLVRLNEAQRDLTATYAGLIQALVSYQQARHQLLAAVGRNLEPFSFVDEL
- a CDS encoding autotransporter assembly complex family protein, whose protein sequence is MFFRVFFSILEKKYFPVRYHSRVSRQIFCIIFFIIFPVSVHALSLTVDVRGVSGKEHENIMASMKIALQQENPDLTLRHLRRLHKSAPKDIAKALAPLGYYSVEVQDGGSLSKDETGWHAVYEVNPGPPVHIDQIHIEVTGPGAEEEFFQHLKQKFPLKEGEHLKDAKYEQGKKHILATALSNGYIKAGFTTSKILVHKKEQRAEIELHLATGPLFFFGNTTSVQDIIMPDMLRRYLPYKQGDVYSLKALNQLQSDLYATGYFSQVFVEPQYPGGEDENQEIPIEVELRPGKTNRYSLGIGYGTDTGARGNIGWKNRMINRHGHKPEFNIQLAENGSRANAGYEIPVFDLRYDSVNFDTVFFDETWDDTWTKQLSISSSFNHNAPKHQYGVGLEYLHENYTVGATSGSANLLIPSGYFTFIWAEDRVKTEHGLRLSASLKGGNTNLLSSTSFLQARASGKVILTTPWKDWRLLGRLSVGAIMMESINELPPSLRFYAGGDHSVRGYGYKELGPMDSSGKIVGGQYLTESSIEIERKLTQTWSAAAFYDLGNAYDDIDADLQAGTGIGVRMNLPFGQVRLDVACALSDADYPLRIHLTIGADL
- a CDS encoding L-threonylcarbamoyladenylate synthase, coding for MAKRIEINPYNPQPRLISMVVDTLRKGGVVCYPTDTMYGIGCDIFNQKAVKRVHQVKKRPKQKPFSFMCSSLKNISEYAHVGNTSYRLMRKHLPGPYTLVLPGSKLVPKIMLTKQKTVGIRVPDSPICLAVIEEFGNPLLNSSAILEEHVEPVIDAFDVEELFGNDVDLIIDGGEVFPNPSTVISLLTEQPEILREGKGDISPFL